A section of the Cuniculiplasma divulgatum genome encodes:
- a CDS encoding ribosome biogenesis/translation initiation ATPase RLI produces MQIAVLDRERCHPKRCHHECQYYCPPVRSGTPTIEFPVPDEQPVINEPLCIGCGICVHRCPFGAIKIIGLPDELNSEITHQYGLNSFRLYSLPILEQGKVTAILGQNGMGKTTTLKILSGLLVPNFGKYEEEASKDNVIRYFATSLMGTYFQDIYEGKRKAVLKDQNVDLIPRVVNGTLGEILRRNDPQNRFDDVVSQLEMQGSLDRDVKACSGGELQKLAIATTLLKDADIYLFDEMSSYLDVAERIRVAKIIQELSRTKTVMVVEHDLALMDWMADSVHLVYGQSGAYGIITEQRTSNKAINSFLEGYLREENVRIRNYSIDFQEKSARRTDSGSEIASWSDLSMELEGFTLKVENGLIRNGEVIGVLGRNALGKSTFAKMLAGIMTPTTGSLSRTLKISYKPQYISSDFQGTVSELLYQALKERMDSAMVKNEVMKPLEVDSLFDNNVGDLSGGELQRVSIALTLSLDADLYIIDEPSAHLDSAYRMSAARIIRRVMENNKRSAFVIDHDVYLIDLISDALIVFNGTPGKEGFSRGPMSMKDGMNMFLRDAGVTFRRDATTKRPRINKINSRLDKSQRESGNYYYSG; encoded by the coding sequence TTGCAGATCGCTGTACTTGATCGGGAAAGGTGCCATCCAAAGAGATGCCACCATGAATGCCAGTATTACTGCCCACCTGTACGCAGTGGAACGCCTACAATAGAATTTCCGGTGCCGGATGAGCAACCGGTCATAAATGAGCCGCTGTGCATCGGATGCGGCATATGCGTGCATCGGTGCCCCTTTGGCGCAATAAAGATTATCGGGCTGCCGGATGAGCTGAACTCAGAAATTACCCACCAGTACGGGCTGAATTCTTTCCGCCTCTATTCACTCCCAATTCTGGAACAGGGTAAGGTTACAGCCATCCTGGGGCAGAATGGGATGGGCAAGACAACAACACTGAAGATACTTTCAGGGCTGCTGGTGCCTAACTTCGGCAAGTATGAGGAAGAGGCTTCAAAAGACAACGTCATACGTTATTTTGCAACCTCTCTTATGGGCACTTATTTCCAGGACATCTATGAAGGAAAGAGGAAAGCTGTCCTGAAGGATCAGAACGTTGACCTGATTCCAAGGGTAGTGAATGGGACTCTTGGAGAAATCCTGCGAAGGAATGACCCTCAGAACAGGTTCGATGATGTGGTATCACAGCTTGAAATGCAGGGATCACTGGACAGGGACGTAAAGGCATGCTCTGGCGGTGAGCTGCAGAAGCTGGCCATTGCCACAACTCTGCTGAAAGACGCGGACATATATCTCTTTGACGAGATGTCATCCTACCTTGATGTGGCCGAAAGGATCAGGGTTGCCAAAATAATCCAGGAACTGTCAAGAACCAAGACCGTCATGGTTGTTGAGCATGATCTGGCCCTCATGGACTGGATGGCTGATAGCGTTCATCTGGTATACGGCCAGTCTGGTGCCTATGGAATCATAACTGAGCAGAGAACCAGCAACAAAGCGATAAATTCTTTTCTTGAAGGATACCTGAGGGAGGAAAATGTCAGGATAAGGAATTATTCAATAGATTTCCAGGAGAAATCAGCCAGGAGGACTGACAGCGGGTCTGAAATTGCCTCGTGGTCAGACCTCTCCATGGAACTTGAGGGCTTCACCCTGAAGGTGGAAAACGGGTTGATACGCAATGGCGAGGTTATCGGTGTTCTGGGAAGAAATGCACTTGGGAAGTCCACCTTTGCAAAGATGCTTGCCGGCATAATGACACCAACCACGGGATCATTATCAAGGACTCTGAAGATATCATACAAGCCCCAGTACATCTCGTCAGATTTTCAGGGTACTGTGTCTGAGCTGCTCTACCAGGCCCTGAAGGAAAGGATGGACAGCGCCATGGTCAAGAATGAGGTCATGAAGCCCCTGGAAGTTGATTCACTCTTTGATAATAATGTGGGAGACCTTTCAGGTGGTGAGCTGCAGAGGGTTTCAATCGCCCTGACTTTATCCCTTGATGCAGACCTGTACATAATCGATGAGCCTTCTGCCCACCTTGACAGTGCTTACAGGATGTCCGCAGCTAGAATAATAAGGCGGGTAATGGAAAACAACAAGAGGAGCGCCTTCGTAATTGATCATGATGTGTATCTCATTGACCTGATTTCAGATGCACTCATAGTTTTCAACGGTACTCCCGGGAAGGAGGGCTTTTCACGGGGCCCCATGTCCATGAAGGATGGAATGAACATGTTCCTCAGGGATGCGGGTGTGACATTCCGGAGGGACGCCACCACCAAGCGCCCAAGAATAAACAAGATCAACAGCAGGCTTGACAAATCCCAGAGAGAGTCCGGAAATTACTATTATTCGGGATGA
- a CDS encoding DUF6015 family protein, translating to MTKRIETNMENSEDRPIEGIGYHRNYTNIDELSVAISKGLSLQNRSMSPEEAFEAAEHLINFFGYNDRVIDNMLEPEDRDAFYTMEDIGILQTEREETTLYDGREWRIHYWILNVNRIIELSKMKTVTTKIEKNQDFQIYDDIPDEYWKMN from the coding sequence GTGACTAAGAGGATCGAAACCAACATGGAAAACAGTGAAGACCGCCCTATTGAGGGTATTGGGTACCACAGGAATTACACAAACATTGATGAACTGTCAGTGGCCATAAGCAAAGGCCTCAGCCTGCAGAACAGGAGCATGAGCCCGGAAGAAGCTTTTGAGGCAGCCGAACACCTCATCAACTTTTTTGGGTACAATGATCGGGTCATAGACAACATGCTTGAGCCCGAGGACAGGGATGCTTTCTATACCATGGAAGATATTGGCATTCTCCAGACAGAGAGGGAGGAAACCACCCTGTATGACGGAAGGGAATGGAGAATACATTACTGGATACTCAATGTGAACCGCATTATTGAGCTGTCAAAGATGAAGACGGTTACCACGAAGATTGAGAAAAACCAGGACTTCCAGATATATGATGATATTCCTGATGAGTACTGGAAGATGAACTAG
- the folP gene encoding dihydropteroate synthase, with translation MSTGVFAFPARNTNDPFHGGYPENFELISVEEIHEGGVVPLEPVNIWGRLYFHYISREIANLNVDARIGARLIESRHVSKIHTRIMAIINTTPDSFYPGSRHSVPDKYVDSILDQKPDIIDIGGESTRPGSAPVSTAEEIERIKPVLDYITSTSSIPVSLDTRHTEVADHFRDRISMLNDITGFSDQRMIQIAAESKLQCVVMHMRGTPKTMQSMTHYGDLIAETVKEIQERVIRMMDSGVEPNRIVVDPGIGFAKDTAGNMDILRNIRSYRFGFPLLVGVSRKAFIGNITGRDVQGRLPGTIALTAYLAAEGVDIVRVHDPAENSDAVKIIEALKNQ, from the coding sequence ATGTCCACAGGTGTATTTGCTTTTCCTGCAAGAAATACCAATGATCCATTCCATGGGGGATACCCTGAGAATTTTGAACTGATCAGTGTGGAGGAAATCCATGAAGGCGGTGTCGTTCCTCTAGAGCCTGTAAACATATGGGGAAGGTTATATTTCCATTATATCTCAAGGGAAATCGCCAATCTGAATGTGGATGCCAGGATTGGGGCCCGGCTCATTGAAAGCAGGCACGTCAGCAAGATCCACACCAGAATCATGGCCATCATCAATACAACTCCAGATTCCTTTTACCCAGGTTCCAGGCACAGTGTTCCCGATAAGTATGTGGACAGCATACTTGATCAGAAGCCAGACATCATTGATATAGGTGGGGAAAGCACCAGGCCAGGCAGTGCCCCTGTAAGCACAGCAGAAGAAATTGAGAGAATCAAGCCGGTGCTGGATTACATAACCTCAACTTCCAGCATTCCTGTGTCGCTTGACACAAGGCATACGGAGGTAGCCGATCACTTCAGGGACAGGATCAGCATGCTTAATGACATCACCGGATTTTCGGACCAGCGGATGATCCAGATTGCTGCTGAGAGTAAATTGCAGTGTGTTGTCATGCATATGCGCGGTACTCCCAAAACCATGCAGTCTATGACTCATTACGGGGACCTCATTGCGGAGACAGTCAAAGAAATCCAGGAGCGCGTTATCCGCATGATGGATTCCGGAGTGGAGCCTAACCGGATCGTCGTGGATCCCGGAATTGGATTCGCAAAGGATACCGCTGGGAATATGGATATATTGAGGAATATCAGATCCTACAGGTTCGGCTTTCCATTGCTTGTGGGAGTTTCGCGTAAGGCATTCATAGGAAATATAACCGGTCGTGATGTGCAGGGAAGACTTCCCGGAACCATTGCCCTAACCGCATATCTTGCAGCAGAAGGGGTGGATATTGTAAGGGTTCACGATCCAGCTGAAAATTCGGATGCTGTGAAAATTATAGAAGCCCTGAAAAATCAGTGA
- a CDS encoding Fur family transcriptional regulator, producing MERDYYVDSLRKSSFKITPQRLTVIDYVRDHSPGHFTAEKIFNAIREEEPTITLATVYNILKALQSAGTLKSLELNGTTWFETNTKFHANFLCTVCGNIYDMDMDEDSLFRSIDVDGNLIEQASLILKGVCRECRRNGYDH from the coding sequence ATGGAACGGGACTATTATGTTGATTCCCTAAGGAAATCAAGTTTCAAGATAACACCGCAGAGGCTCACCGTTATAGATTACGTGAGGGATCACAGCCCAGGACACTTCACTGCAGAAAAGATATTCAACGCAATAAGGGAGGAAGAGCCAACCATCACCCTGGCAACAGTCTACAATATACTCAAGGCACTGCAGTCCGCAGGCACATTGAAATCCCTTGAACTCAACGGCACAACATGGTTTGAGACCAACACAAAATTCCATGCCAATTTCCTTTGCACGGTATGCGGGAACATCTACGACATGGATATGGACGAGGATTCTCTTTTCCGCTCAATAGACGTGGATGGAAACTTGATAGAACAGGCAAGTTTAATTCTGAAGGGCGTATGCCGCGAATGCCGCAGAAACGGCTATGATCACTGA